A window of the Desulfurobacterium atlanticum genome harbors these coding sequences:
- the fliM gene encoding flagellar motor switch protein FliM → MAEDFLSQDEIDALLGEDKSTETKTQEEKIRPFDFSELEHIKKGDIPGLEIIFERWIKVFSERIRGLVPRISMVNKDSIYITKFENFMSKIPLPSSYSIVSMKPLKENFLFVLDSRLVFVIISVMFGGPAKPFKVEGRDFTRLETRIISDFVEIALSSFEDIWKGFYPVEVKLKSIELNPTLARIVSPNDKVIVVQCNMDIEGYEAPFFFCFPQDLFLPIKEMIFSETGFTKKDPIWDKELIKKIEHLNLSIHLELERKRIKVKDLINWKVGDEIQLSTRKDDLLLVYVEDKPKFKAKMGKMRDKYAALIKEIAFERDDNGRERSKPTESGKSRDKQQ, encoded by the coding sequence GTGGCAGAAGATTTTCTTTCTCAAGATGAAATAGATGCTTTACTTGGAGAAGACAAAAGTACAGAAACTAAGACGCAGGAAGAAAAGATAAGGCCTTTTGATTTTTCTGAGCTGGAACATATAAAAAAGGGAGACATTCCCGGTCTTGAAATAATTTTTGAAAGATGGATAAAGGTGTTTAGTGAAAGAATAAGAGGGTTGGTGCCAAGAATTTCAATGGTAAATAAAGACAGTATTTATATAACCAAATTTGAAAATTTCATGTCCAAAATCCCACTTCCATCAAGTTACAGCATTGTCTCCATGAAACCATTAAAAGAAAACTTCCTTTTCGTTCTTGACTCAAGACTTGTTTTTGTAATTATAAGTGTTATGTTTGGCGGCCCAGCAAAACCGTTTAAAGTGGAAGGGAGGGATTTTACAAGGCTTGAAACAAGAATCATAAGCGACTTTGTTGAAATCGCCCTATCTTCATTTGAAGATATATGGAAAGGCTTTTACCCTGTAGAAGTAAAATTGAAATCTATAGAATTAAATCCCACTCTTGCACGAATAGTTTCACCAAACGATAAAGTTATAGTTGTTCAATGTAATATGGATATTGAAGGATATGAAGCTCCATTTTTCTTCTGCTTTCCTCAAGATCTATTCCTTCCTATAAAAGAGATGATATTTTCAGAAACAGGATTTACAAAAAAAGACCCTATATGGGACAAAGAACTTATCAAAAAAATTGAACATCTAAATCTTTCAATACACCTTGAACTTGAAAGAAAAAGAATAAAAGTCAAAGACCTTATAAACTGGAAAGTTGGTGATGAGATACAGCTTTCAACAAGAAAGGACGACCTGCTACTTGTTTATGTTGAAGACAAACCAAAATTTAAAGCAAAAATGGGTAAAATGAGAGATAAATATGCAGCTCTTATAAAAGAGATAGCTTTTGAGAGGGACGATAATGGCAGAGAAAGATCAAAACCAACAGAATCAGGAAAATCAAGAGATAAACAGCAGTGA
- a CDS encoding IGHMBP2 family helicase: protein MPILISGVVSEKRLLRELKKLGLTKHDVRKFYFANTSALVYLKDESMCKVYEDLVPDEKTEEEIKAVHQYVEKFKYLIDVERLAEMEFQEEEIRRLSGRERELLGRAILDLKGSKAGMKFHLHLVRFWREKPIETEIGTGDIVLVSRGNPLKSDLLATVLRVTEKTVLVAFDNKPPQWVFKKGVRIDLYVNDITFKRMEENLEEVRHASGRKRELRNIILDLLSPSPAGKESFTPIDRRLNESQKTAVSRSLASPDFYLIHGPPGTGKTSTVTELIVQLVKRGNKVLATADSNIAADNLLFNLSKHKGLKLVRIGHPARVLEELEKFSIFALFEEHEKSKIIREGWEKVRELIEKREQYLKPVPSLRRGMSDEEIIHLGKKGKSFRGVPAKKIKSMANWLLANYEIDIRINALKEMEKHLFNEIIADADVVVSTNSMVKSELLEGFEFDVAVIDEGSQQVEPSTLIPIMRAKRFFIAGDHKQLPPTVTSEEAKELERTLFERLIQSHKNLSSMLTVQYRMNEKIMRFPSEEFYDGKLVADESVKNHTLADFELDSPPGSYKDILDVAQPVVFADTSNINAFEFKPSGSTSYENYEEAIICVKLVSALLNMGLDRKDIGVITPYANQVKLIKELLTEREIKVEVNSVDGFQGREKEVIIISFVRSNEEGEIGFLKDVRRLNVAITRPKRKLIAIGNSKTLSTFPVYRRFLDYVKKEGNFVVLD, encoded by the coding sequence ATGCCTATACTGATATCAGGAGTTGTTTCAGAAAAGAGATTATTACGGGAACTTAAAAAGCTTGGTTTAACAAAGCATGATGTAAGAAAGTTTTATTTTGCCAATACAAGTGCTCTTGTTTATTTGAAAGATGAATCCATGTGTAAAGTATATGAGGATCTTGTGCCGGATGAAAAAACGGAAGAGGAGATAAAAGCTGTTCACCAGTATGTTGAAAAATTTAAATATTTGATTGATGTTGAACGTTTGGCTGAGATGGAGTTTCAAGAGGAAGAGATCCGAAGACTTTCAGGAAGAGAGAGAGAGCTTCTTGGAAGGGCGATACTTGACCTTAAAGGTTCAAAAGCTGGTATGAAGTTTCATCTTCATCTTGTTAGATTCTGGAGAGAAAAACCTATTGAAACAGAGATAGGTACAGGAGATATTGTACTTGTTAGCAGGGGAAATCCTCTTAAAAGTGATCTTCTTGCAACTGTTTTAAGAGTAACAGAAAAAACTGTTCTTGTCGCTTTTGATAATAAACCTCCTCAGTGGGTTTTTAAAAAAGGTGTTCGTATAGACCTTTATGTGAACGATATAACATTTAAAAGAATGGAAGAGAACCTTGAAGAGGTTAGACACGCTTCTGGAAGGAAAAGAGAATTAAGAAATATTATATTAGATCTTCTTTCTCCTTCTCCTGCAGGGAAGGAAAGTTTTACTCCCATTGATAGAAGATTGAATGAATCTCAAAAAACTGCCGTTTCAAGGAGCCTTGCCTCTCCCGATTTTTATCTTATTCATGGACCGCCGGGAACGGGAAAAACAAGTACGGTTACAGAACTTATAGTTCAGCTTGTTAAAAGGGGAAATAAAGTCCTTGCGACGGCGGATTCAAATATTGCAGCGGATAATCTGCTTTTTAATTTATCAAAGCATAAAGGTTTGAAACTTGTGAGAATTGGACATCCTGCAAGAGTGCTTGAGGAGCTTGAGAAGTTTTCAATATTTGCACTTTTTGAAGAGCATGAGAAAAGCAAAATTATCAGGGAAGGCTGGGAGAAGGTAAGAGAGCTTATAGAAAAAAGGGAGCAGTATCTTAAACCTGTGCCGTCTCTCAGAAGAGGGATGAGTGATGAGGAGATAATTCATCTTGGCAAGAAAGGAAAATCTTTTAGGGGAGTGCCTGCAAAGAAAATTAAATCAATGGCTAACTGGCTTCTTGCAAATTATGAGATAGATATACGAATCAATGCCCTTAAGGAGATGGAAAAGCATCTATTTAATGAAATAATTGCAGATGCAGATGTTGTTGTTTCAACCAACTCAATGGTAAAGTCAGAACTTCTTGAAGGTTTTGAATTTGATGTTGCAGTAATTGATGAAGGTAGCCAGCAGGTGGAACCTTCAACACTTATTCCTATAATGAGAGCTAAAAGGTTTTTTATTGCAGGAGATCATAAGCAGCTTCCTCCAACAGTTACAAGTGAAGAGGCGAAAGAGCTTGAAAGAACGCTTTTTGAGAGGTTGATTCAGTCTCATAAAAATCTATCCTCTATGTTAACTGTTCAGTATAGAATGAATGAAAAGATTATGAGGTTTCCTTCTGAAGAGTTTTATGACGGAAAACTTGTGGCTGATGAAAGTGTGAAAAATCACACTCTTGCTGATTTTGAGCTTGATTCCCCTCCTGGAAGTTATAAAGATATTCTTGATGTTGCTCAACCTGTTGTATTTGCTGATACATCAAATATAAACGCTTTTGAATTTAAACCTTCTGGAAGTACTTCTTATGAGAACTATGAAGAAGCGATTATCTGCGTAAAACTTGTTTCAGCGCTGCTTAATATGGGACTTGATAGAAAAGATATAGGAGTAATTACACCTTATGCTAATCAGGTTAAATTGATAAAGGAACTTCTAACAGAGAGAGAAATTAAGGTTGAGGTTAATTCTGTTGATGGATTTCAAGGAAGAGAAAAGGAAGTGATAATCATCTCTTTCGTTAGGTCAAATGAGGAAGGAGAGATAGGCTTTTTAAAGGATGTGAGAAGGCTTAATGTTGCTATTACACGGCCAAAAAGAAAACTTATAGCTATAGGTAACAGTAAAACGCTTTCAACATTTCCTGTTTACAGGCGATTTTTAGACTACGTTAAAAAAGAAGGTAATTTTGTTGTTCTTGATTAA
- the fliN gene encoding flagellar motor switch protein FliN encodes MAEKDQNQQNQENQEINSSEPSQEELAKEWEQALNQQEENKPEEKGNEEETPADIMDDWSKAFEEEKSSQAVACPELEKMELLADIPVEISVEIGSTEMKLEEILNLHPNSIVELDRYISEPVDIKVNGKLIAKGELYIVEDQYGIKITQIITPEERIKLIEDY; translated from the coding sequence ATGGCAGAGAAAGATCAAAACCAACAGAATCAGGAAAATCAAGAGATAAACAGCAGTGAACCTTCACAAGAAGAACTTGCAAAAGAATGGGAGCAGGCTTTAAACCAGCAGGAAGAGAATAAACCTGAAGAAAAAGGAAATGAAGAAGAAACTCCTGCTGACATTATGGATGATTGGTCAAAAGCGTTTGAAGAGGAAAAAAGCAGTCAGGCAGTAGCCTGTCCTGAACTTGAAAAGATGGAACTGCTTGCAGACATCCCTGTAGAAATATCGGTTGAAATAGGCAGCACAGAGATGAAACTAGAAGAGATTCTTAACCTTCACCCTAACAGTATCGTTGAACTTGACAGATATATAAGTGAACCTGTTGACATAAAAGTAAACGGAAAACTTATTGCTAAAGGAGAGCTTTATATAGTTGAAGACCAGTATGGAATAAAAATAACACAGATTATAACCCCCGAAGAAAGAATAAAGTTAATAGAGGACTATTAA
- the fliG gene encoding flagellar motor switch protein FliG: MAENTQTKPEEVKSTGRITGTQKAAILILTLPEEEAANVLKKLKEHEIEKLVKAMFSLGTVNKEMVKLVLEEAYGKLTQLAPLKVAPDNLRKLLEKALPPEKYKELLESTMFAENKKMVFKELEKLDAKFIAKLIEKEHPQIIAIVLSQLKPQKAAEVIQYLPKRLGVTNVRDEVIKRLATLEKISTNTLKLVTEALEEELVTVGAGKEQTLSGVDIAAEIVNALPKELATEILEDIRKENESLADSIEERMFKFEDILKLDNRAIIEILKAVDKNDLILALKGAPEEIVNKFLSNMSKRAAQMLMEDMEALGPVRKSDVEKARKKIIMVIKQLAAEGKIDIGGSEEML; the protein is encoded by the coding sequence ATGGCTGAAAACACCCAAACTAAACCTGAAGAAGTTAAATCAACAGGTAGAATTACAGGAACCCAAAAAGCAGCTATCCTTATTTTAACATTACCTGAAGAAGAAGCGGCAAATGTTTTAAAAAAATTAAAAGAACATGAAATAGAAAAGCTTGTAAAAGCAATGTTTTCACTTGGCACAGTAAACAAAGAAATGGTTAAGCTCGTACTTGAAGAAGCTTATGGAAAATTAACTCAACTTGCTCCTCTTAAGGTTGCCCCGGATAACTTACGAAAACTTCTTGAAAAGGCACTTCCTCCAGAAAAATACAAAGAGCTTCTTGAAAGTACAATGTTTGCAGAAAATAAGAAAATGGTGTTCAAGGAACTTGAAAAGCTTGACGCAAAATTCATAGCAAAGTTAATAGAAAAAGAACACCCTCAAATTATAGCCATCGTCCTTTCACAACTTAAACCTCAAAAAGCAGCAGAGGTAATTCAATATCTTCCAAAAAGACTTGGAGTAACCAACGTTAGAGATGAAGTTATCAAGCGTCTTGCAACTCTTGAAAAGATATCAACAAACACTTTAAAACTTGTAACTGAAGCTCTTGAAGAGGAGTTAGTAACTGTGGGAGCTGGAAAAGAACAAACCTTGAGTGGAGTAGATATAGCAGCTGAAATAGTAAACGCTCTCCCTAAAGAGCTTGCGACTGAAATACTTGAAGACATACGAAAAGAAAACGAAAGTCTTGCAGATTCAATAGAAGAAAGAATGTTTAAGTTTGAAGATATACTTAAACTTGATAATAGAGCCATTATTGAAATTCTCAAAGCTGTTGACAAAAATGATCTTATACTTGCATTAAAAGGAGCACCGGAAGAAATTGTTAATAAATTCCTTTCAAACATGTCAAAACGTGCCGCTCAGATGCTTATGGAAGATATGGAAGCCCTTGGACCTGTTAGAAAATCTGATGTTGAAAAAGCACGGAAGAAAATTATTATGGTCATAAAACAGCTTGCAGCAGAGGGTAAAATAGATATAGGTGGTAGTGAAGAGATGTTATAG
- a CDS encoding HAD-IIA family hydrolase, whose protein sequence is MQIGFLLDLEGTLVKDKSYTPFPEALDFTEKLDKLGIPWIVATNNSTEKPYELINILKNKGFNVNEGKLLSPSFMAVEILKKENIKSIYFLGTEKIKEFFIENGIAVEDDYKVDAVVVGRDKAVDFKKLKTATSALVINKAKLFSYHMNRIILDKDGLVSPSVGAIATCLSYAGNCNITSFGKPSKLYFDKAFEMLGIKNPENVFMVSDDPFSDLAGGKKAVGFKTVFVLSGKYKSPDILETIEPHLRPDFIFNNIGECEKLIEANE, encoded by the coding sequence ATGCAAATCGGTTTTCTCCTTGACCTTGAAGGCACACTTGTTAAAGATAAATCCTATACTCCTTTTCCCGAAGCTCTTGATTTTACGGAAAAACTTGACAAACTTGGGATTCCGTGGATAGTTGCTACAAACAATTCAACAGAAAAACCTTATGAACTTATAAATATACTTAAAAATAAAGGATTTAATGTGAACGAGGGAAAACTACTGTCTCCTTCATTTATGGCGGTAGAAATTCTGAAAAAGGAAAATATAAAGTCTATCTATTTTCTTGGAACAGAAAAAATAAAAGAATTCTTCATAGAAAACGGAATAGCTGTTGAAGATGACTACAAGGTTGATGCAGTAGTTGTTGGCAGGGATAAAGCAGTAGATTTTAAAAAGTTAAAAACAGCAACATCAGCACTTGTAATAAACAAAGCAAAACTTTTCTCATACCACATGAACAGAATAATCCTTGATAAAGACGGTCTTGTAAGCCCCAGTGTCGGTGCAATAGCCACCTGTCTTTCTTATGCAGGAAACTGTAATATCACATCTTTTGGAAAACCGTCAAAGCTATACTTTGATAAAGCATTTGAAATGCTCGGGATTAAAAATCCGGAAAATGTGTTTATGGTAAGCGATGACCCCTTCTCAGACCTTGCAGGAGGGAAAAAAGCAGTTGGATTTAAAACAGTTTTTGTTCTTTCAGGAAAGTACAAAAGTCCCGATATTCTTGAAACAATAGAACCGCATTTAAGACCTGACTTTATATTCAACAATATAGGCGAGTGTGAAAAGCTCATAGAGGCAAACGAATGA
- a CDS encoding LysE family translocator — protein MIETAISLFVIWTLLLLTPGPDFVLVLRNTINGGFKEGFSTNLGITAGLTIHTTTAILGIAILSQNPLLFKIVKTIGALYIIYIGISGLLSIKKASGIKIEKTEKQFNSIKEGFFCNILNPKLPLILLGVFTQLIPPETSIPVKFLFGFEIVITSFVMWNVVALIFGNKRVLPKLQSFEKEITVIANFVLIFLGTYELLKG, from the coding sequence ATGATAGAAACGGCCATATCTTTGTTCGTAATCTGGACTCTTCTTCTTCTTACACCGGGGCCAGATTTTGTCCTCGTTTTAAGAAACACCATAAACGGAGGCTTTAAAGAGGGATTTTCTACAAACCTTGGAATAACTGCAGGACTTACCATCCACACAACCACAGCCATCCTTGGGATAGCCATACTTTCACAAAACCCGCTGCTTTTTAAAATCGTAAAAACTATAGGAGCACTATACATCATCTATATAGGCATTTCAGGACTTTTAAGTATAAAAAAAGCTTCAGGGATAAAAATAGAAAAAACAGAAAAGCAGTTTAACAGCATAAAAGAGGGATTTTTCTGCAACATTTTAAACCCTAAACTTCCCTTGATTTTACTTGGAGTTTTTACCCAGCTTATACCTCCAGAAACATCTATTCCAGTAAAATTTTTATTCGGCTTTGAAATAGTAATAACAAGTTTTGTCATGTGGAACGTTGTAGCACTTATATTTGGAAACAAAAGGGTATTACCAAAGCTTCAGAGCTTTGAAAAAGAGATAACCGTAATTGCAAATTTTGTCCTGATTTTTCTTGGAACATACGAACTGTTAAAAGGATAA